From Streptomyces sp. NBC_00775, one genomic window encodes:
- a CDS encoding SDR family oxidoreductase, which translates to MAVPPKSPYTFSRRDRDRLSRTQPLTGRVIAVTGAGRGIGRAVAARLAAAGTAVAIGDLDAELARETAGAIGARPGGRLLGLSLDVTDTHSFDDFLRTVETELGPIDVLINNAGIMWVGPFEEEPEEAALRQFDVNVHGAVRGMKLVIPGMRKRGRGHVVNIASAASKVAPAGEATYAATKHALHGYSTAVRAELRGTGVHVSLVMPGVVDTELAVGTATGPTRRLTTDQVADAVLDVVLRPRFEVFVPRQVAALTRLAAVLPGRARDALHHLLVPDQLAALSDRSVRAAYEQRTRTARLPEG; encoded by the coding sequence GTGGCAGTACCGCCCAAATCCCCGTACACGTTCAGCCGGAGAGACCGCGACAGACTCTCCCGCACACAACCGCTGACCGGCCGAGTGATCGCGGTCACCGGGGCGGGCCGCGGAATCGGGCGTGCCGTCGCAGCCCGGCTCGCCGCGGCCGGAACCGCCGTGGCGATCGGCGATCTCGACGCGGAGCTCGCCAGGGAGACGGCCGGTGCCATCGGCGCGCGTCCCGGTGGCCGACTGCTCGGGCTGTCTCTCGACGTCACCGACACACATTCCTTCGATGACTTCCTGCGCACCGTCGAGACCGAGCTGGGGCCGATCGACGTACTGATCAACAACGCCGGAATCATGTGGGTGGGCCCCTTCGAGGAGGAACCGGAGGAGGCCGCCCTGCGCCAGTTCGACGTCAACGTCCACGGCGCAGTGCGTGGGATGAAACTGGTGATCCCGGGGATGCGGAAACGCGGTCGCGGCCACGTGGTGAACATCGCCTCCGCCGCCAGCAAGGTCGCCCCGGCCGGCGAGGCGACCTACGCGGCGACGAAGCACGCCCTCCACGGCTACAGCACAGCCGTCCGCGCCGAACTGCGCGGCACCGGAGTGCACGTGTCCCTGGTGATGCCCGGCGTCGTGGACACCGAGCTGGCCGTGGGCACCGCGACCGGCCCCACCCGACGCCTGACGACGGATCAGGTGGCCGACGCGGTGCTCGACGTCGTGCTGCGCCCGCGGTTCGAGGTCTTCGTTCCACGCCAGGTAGCCGCCCTGACCCGGTTGGCCGCGGTGCTGCCGGGCCGTGCCCGCGACGCCCTGCATCACCTCCTTGTCCCCGACCAGCTCGCCGCCCTGTCCGACCGGTCGGTCCGCGCGGCCTACGAACAGCGCACCCGCACCGCCCGCCTGCCCGAAGGATGA
- a CDS encoding TetR/AcrR family transcriptional regulator yields the protein MTGTQTAGRRYGGRDAAQRQQERRTRLIQAGLDLFGTVGYASASVKQVCSHAGLTERYFYESFRDREDLLAGVYNELITTISAETAQAAAAAAPDIDAQLRAGLEVFIRTLAGDARKARLVLIEVVGASPRLEVRRREVLHEFAAMVAAVVGPLPGPEASSNRLTMTAMSLVGGVNELLVDWTLGHQNATVEELIDLCYTLFTAAYRAISDQP from the coding sequence ATGACCGGCACACAGACCGCCGGGCGGCGCTACGGCGGACGCGACGCGGCGCAACGCCAGCAGGAGCGCCGCACCCGCCTCATCCAGGCGGGCCTCGACCTGTTCGGCACGGTCGGATACGCCTCGGCCTCCGTCAAGCAGGTGTGCTCACATGCCGGACTGACCGAGCGCTACTTCTACGAGTCGTTCCGCGACCGCGAAGACCTTCTCGCCGGGGTCTACAACGAGCTGATCACTACGATCAGCGCCGAAACCGCGCAGGCCGCAGCCGCCGCCGCACCCGATATCGACGCCCAGCTGCGCGCCGGCCTCGAGGTCTTCATCCGCACACTGGCCGGCGACGCCCGCAAGGCCCGCCTGGTGCTCATCGAGGTCGTGGGCGCCAGCCCCCGCCTCGAAGTGCGTCGCCGTGAGGTCCTGCATGAATTCGCCGCGATGGTCGCCGCCGTCGTCGGACCGCTCCCTGGCCCGGAAGCCTCCTCCAACCGGCTCACCATGACCGCGATGAGCCTGGTCGGCGGAGTCAACGAACTCCTCGTGGACTGGACCCTCGGCCACCAGAACGCCACCGTCGAAGAACTGATCGACCTGTGCTACACCCTGTTCACCGCGGCCTACCGAGCCATCAGCGATCAGCCCTGA